The genomic interval ATTCATGGCATTACCTGAAATGGAATTGAGGCCCAGATAGTTACTTACTATATCAAAGATCTAAGACTGCAGCTTTCCCATGAAGCCCTTACACTGTCTGCCCACTCTGCAGTCAGAATTACTGCATTTATTTCACAGTGGAATAAGTTTTCTACTTGTTATTGATATTTTTCTCCCAACAACCATGAGAATATTTACTCCTTTTTATGAGAAGCTCTACATTTAAGTATTGcttataaaaagatactcaaggaattgattttaatttatattaactagactccccccttcccatattgaaaaggaaaacaattccaAACAATGTTTCCTTAATAGGGAAAATTGGCAAAATTTGAACTCAGGTTTAAAAATAGTTCTGAATTTTATTTGAGAGCTATACATCCTTTAGATTTTTCCAGTTGTAAAGAAGCCATCTCGATTtgtaatgaattatttaattaattaatttagttgtTGTGGAGCACAACAGGTTAATTACTCTagttatataatttttcacattttaatcttcattataGTCCTATGAAGCTTAGTCTACTCTTTCTAAAGATGGGGAGACTGAAGTAATGCAAATAAAGTATTAACTCAATGTCTGACTTCTACTAAGTATGTAATAAATGCTAGTTATATTGATTCCTCATATTCTGGGactattttgcatttttgcaaatgCCTAATAGTTATAAATATACCCCGTTATATtgaaacaaaggcagaaacagTCCCATAACATGCTTAAAATTTATGAACCTCTTGTAAATAGGATATACCATATATATCTGATGTGCCAAATCAAATTggagttttcctttttcattgtatCCTAGATGCCATCAATTGTAGGACACATTATTTTatgtactattttaaaaatgctgtcagCTAAGGTAGGACACTGTTACAACACCATCAATAATAGGATGCATTCTGATTTTAAAgctattaaaatgtgaaaaaaatacattgcagGATCAATAAAACCTAGTAATCCGTTTCAGAAACTAATTAGACCGCTACTGTCAACTTTTGAACATTTAGAACATtacatagtatattttaaaaatttatcaagttGTTTATAAGCTTTTAATCAAATAACATTAAATACTCAAAAGGAAACAagcgacaaaactaaaaggcatcctgtggaatgggagaaaatagttgcaaacgacatatccgataaagggttagtattcaaaatatataaaggacgtctaaaactcatcaccaaaaaaaaaaaaagaataattcaattaaaaaattggcagaagacatgaatagacacttttccaaagaagacatacagatagtcaacggacacatgaaaagatgctcaacatcactcatcatcagggacacacaaaccaaaactacaatgagatgtcacctcacacctgtcagaagggctaaaatcaacaacacaagaaataacaggtctTGGTGAAGATGTGAACAAAGGGGAACCGTCTTACACTGTTGgcgggaaggcaaactggtgcggccactctggaaaacagtatggaggttcctcagaaagttaaagatagaactaccctatgacccagcaattgtgctactaggtaGTACTAGTATTAGTACTAATTCAAGAGGAtacgtgcaccctgatgtttatagcagcattgtccgcaatagccaaattatgggaacgGCCCTAGTGTCCACTGAttggtgaatggatgaagatgtggtgcatacacaatggaatattactcagccataaaaaaaaaatgagatcttgccatttgctaagGATGTGGATAGAGCTAAAGAGTatgaggctaagtgaaataagtccgagaaagacaaatgccatatgatttcactcctatgtgaaatttaagaaaaaaacaaatgaactcaCAGGGataaaaaagagaggcaaaccaaaaaacagattcttaattacagacaacaaactgagggttgcggGAGGGGAGGCGGGCAAGGGGAATAAggtaaataggtgatggggattgaggagtgcacttgtcatgagcaTCAGATGATGtgcagaagtgttgaatcactataatgtacacctgaaactaatattacactgtatgttaattaataGGAATTTgaagaaaagcttaaaaaatagcATGAAATTCTCAAAAGTAATTCAGAAATAACCAAAAACTGTACCACTTAATAGTTGTACGCAAAAATCCGTGGAATTTTTAACCTTTCAAAACACGGAACCATACCACTTAGAAAATCAGTTTGAGAGATGAAAAAGACtcactaaatttatttataaatcactTTAGGGTAAAGGTTTCATATGATATTGCGATATCTATAAGCTTTGAGCTTATATTCGTAGGCACACAAGACAATAAAGACTTGGCAGCAAATTAACTAGATTGAGGCAGAATGGGATTGTATGCCCAGTGGAAGATGGGCAGTAATTTGCTACTTGCAGCTGCCAGCTCAACAGTAGGGACACAGTAACAAGACTGGTGAATGGTGAAGTTCAAAACGTTTCCTGGCATAAGCTGAGGCGTGAAAAACTGATTTTCAGCAGAGTTTATTGGCATTTTTGAATTAGCAGAAATTAGTTTGCTTCAGAATAGAACATTAAGTATGAATATAATATTAGAAGTATCCATGTAGTTCAGCTGCTTTTAGGATTTGATATTTGTTTGACTTTACTGCAATCGATGTAAGTTCTTTTAAccagtttatttagttttgcttcTGCAGATATAAATATAGTggtttggctttctttttaagccttctgtatttcttaaattcttcttcAGGGTTCTTAAAAATCGGGGAAACGCTCTtgataagaaaaggaagatttgAATTCTGCTATTGATTTAACCAGTATAGAAGCTTAGGCGAActgctgaattttatttatttatttatttatttataaaaattttttttaacattcttatttatttttgagacagggagagacagagcatgaacaggggagggtcagagagaggaagatacagaatctgaaacaggcttcaggctctgagctgtcagcacagagcccgacgcggggctcgaactcacagactgtgagatcatgacctgagtcggagtcggccgcttaaccgactgagccacccaggcgcccctgaactgctGAATTTTAATTGTCTTGTGCTTTGTTTTATCTATTTGCAAAACATTAATGTTAATTCCTTTGGAAGATGCTTGAGGATTCTCTGATTAAATGCAAACTTTGCACAAGAAGAACTTTATAATTATGTATGACTGGAaccaaattttaataaaaagtctGGGTGTTGAAACACATCAAAATTTTATCTCATTAACATGATGTTAGAAAAACAAAGCCAGTTTAATCctaattactttgaattttatatatgttagctttacaaagaattttttgtGCACAGCTCCTAAATCTACAAATTTGTTGAAAAATGATTCATAAATTTGTTCTAGACACCGGAAGGTGAGGACTTCTGTAAAATTGTATCTTCAGCTACCGTGGGAAATACAACTGAGGCTCCACAGCCACATCACCACCacgaccatcaccaccatcaccaccatcatcaccatcataatCATGAGCATGGGCATCAGCATCATGGGAATGGTGAACTTGCAGAGAACCAGCAACCAGAAACACCAGATGCCCCTGGGCACCCCCCTTCTCAAGTCCCTCATAACCACCACAAGCACAAGGACCACCAAAGACAGGGCCATCCAGAGGACTGAGATATGCCAGCAGGCAGTGAAAGTTTACAACTTTCTGTCCCACCAAAGAAGCTCTGACGAAAGGGATGTATAAATCAATTACACTGCAAATTGCCCAAAGATTCAGAGTTGGCTCCTAGCAGCTGATGCTGACACTGACGACATCTGGTATTTGAAAAAACAGGGTCTGCAATCACCTGACAATGTAAAGAAAACCTCCCCTCTTTATGTAGCTGACAGGGACTCTGGGCAGAGGAGAACGTCATTGAATCTTGACAGTGACGTTTGCCTCCAGCTGCCTGACACGCAATTCAGCAGCCCAAGCCCACAGATGCCAGCACCAACTGAAGCTGAGAAAATAAGGCCAAAATGTGAAAATGACCttcatactaaatattttaaataggattTTACTCCCCAAGTCAGTCTAGACAATTTCGTTTCCAGCATTTTTATATGCTACCTAATTAACAATGATCTAAAACTAAGAATTGGATTTGTACAAAACACGGGGAAATCTATTATATTGGctcccaaattttaaaatttaagtcaaaGAAATTTTGACCTAaaccaaatttttattattttattataaaggtGATTGCAGCACTTGgttaatatgtttttctttttctttttccagcatTCTACTTGTATTAATGAGAACAGAGACATAAACTATGACCTAGGGGTTTCTGTTGGATAGTTAGCAATTTagaatggagaaagaacaacaaagacatgttttccatttttttctttacttatttctcaaaaaatacttgtctttttaatcttacatttttaactgattaaaTCTTATAAAGAACTGCCTTTATAATTCTTTCAGGTTCCAGAAATACTGACACATGAATATTTTGCTGTGACtacattttaaatatccatttatacTTTGTATGTCTAAGAGTCATAGTCTTGATTTTTACTAtcacatatgaatgaaactcttatgtcttattttctttatctagcATTATTATATCATACTGTTTAAAATTTGAGATAGTCTGTCTTGAAAGATGTAATGGAGAAGGTAAATGAATGTTGTCTGTCTCTTGATTGCTTAGAAAGTATTTCCATAGTCAATGATGGTTCAATAGGTAAACTACGTGCTATAAACCTGAACTCCTCTATGGTTAATACTATTAAGCAAGAATGTGGTACACACAGTTGGCCAAATGTGGATTTGTTTAATAAactcaatttaaaatgtttaaagcaatctttttttcattgttattatttaggTAGTATGTTATATTAATGACAGAAGTGGCATTTTCAgctgcttttaaagaaattaagtagCAACTAATGAATTTACTGTCATACTCAAAACCGTCTACGCTTAGGGCAAGATCCTTTGTCAAAAGGTTTAAGTTGAGAATCTTTGTCAACAGAGAGACGTTGCTCTAAATTGCGAATGGTATTACGAAGAACTGCAatctccttgtttttttcttcttgaagatgTTGAAGCTTctaaataaagaagcaaaaaatttGTTACTGCAATTCAGAAATAGTAAGATTAAATACAAGAagcaataaaacaacaaaaactacatTTCTGGTTTAAGTAGATTAAAAAAGCTTGTTTTGAAaggtttatgattttatttttatgaggctTATGGGGTACAACTGGAATAAGgatattaaaacacattttagcaccatttgttttagtttattctctttttttgtatatA from Panthera uncia isolate 11264 chromosome A1 unlocalized genomic scaffold, Puncia_PCG_1.0 HiC_scaffold_17, whole genome shotgun sequence carries:
- the SELENOP gene encoding selenoprotein P isoform X2 is translated as MWKSLGLALALCLLPWGRTESQGQSSFCKQPPAWSIRDQNPMLNSSGSVTVVALLQASUYLCILQASRLEDLRVKLEQAGYLNISYVVVNHQGLSSRLKYMHLKNKVSEHIPVYQQEENETDVWTLLNGKKDDFFVYDRCGRLVYHLGLPYSFLTFPYVEEAIKIAYCEKKCGNCSLMTPEGEDFCKIVSSATVGNTTEAPQPHHHHDHHHHHHHHHHHNHEHGHQHHGNGELAENQQPETPDAPGHPPSQVPHNHHKHKDHQRQGHPEDUDMPAGSESLQLSVPPKKLURKGCINQLHCKLPKDSELAPSSUCUHURHLVFEKTGSAITUQCKENLPSLCSUQGLWAEENVIESUQURLPPAAUHAIQQPKPTDASTNUSUENKAKMUKUPSY
- the SELENOP gene encoding selenoprotein P isoform X1, which produces MWKSLGLALALCLLPWGRTESQGQSSFCKQPPAWSIRDQNPMLNSSGSVTVVALLQASUYLCILQASRLEDLRVKLEQAGYLNISYVVVNHQGLSSRLKYMHLKNKVSEHIPVYQQEENETDVWTLLNGKKDDFFVYDRCGRLVYHLGLPYSFLTFPYVEEAIKIAYCEKKCGNCSLMTPEGEDFCKIVSSATVGNTTEAPQPHHHHDHHHHHHHHHHHNHEHGHQHHGNGELAENQQPETPDAPGHPPSQVPHNHHKHKDHQRQGHPEDUDMPAGSESLQLSVPPKKLURKGCINQLHCKLPKDSELAPSSUCUHURHLVFEKTGSAITUQCKENLPSLCSUQGLWAEENVIESUQURLPPAAUHAIQQPKPTDASTNUSUENKAKM